A single region of the Lates calcarifer isolate ASB-BC8 linkage group LG3, TLL_Latcal_v3, whole genome shotgun sequence genome encodes:
- the LOC108898142 gene encoding nuclear transport factor 2: MECKKEIWQTCGEAFVNQYYQQFDCTNRMGLSSLYSDDACLTWEGTPYRGREAIGAKLVNLPFQRIAHAITEQDCQPTIDSCILIMVFGQLRVDDDPPMAFHQVFMLKCLNGAWACTNDVFRLGIHNIPV; this comes from the exons ATGGAGTGCAAGAAAGAAATATGGCAAACGTGTGGAGAGGCCTTTGTCAACCAGTATTATCAGCAGTTTGACTGTACCAACAGGATGGGACTGAGTAGCCTTTAT TCTGATGATGCTTGCTTGACATGGGAAGGAACACCTTATAGAGGGCGAGAGGCCATTGGAGCCAAACTAGTG AACTTGCCTTTCCAGCGTATTGCGCACGCTATCACAGAACAAGACTGCCAACCCACGATAGATAGTTGTATCCTCATCATGGTGTTTGGACAGTTACGG GTAGATGATGATCCACCAATGGCCTTCCATCAAGTGTTTATGCTGAAGTGCCTTAATGGTGCATGGGCTTGCACAAACGATGTGTTCCGGTTGGGGATACATAACATACCAGTGTAG
- the rrm2b gene encoding ribonucleoside-diphosphate reductase subunit M2 B: MTPTAKKLSSQKMDLMNISRQSDDLKQSNGIKDKDPDCQSGSETEDEPLLRENPRRFVIFPIQYPDIWKMYKQAQASFWTIEEVDLSKDLAHWDRLKADEKHFISHVLAFFAASDGIVNENLVQRFSQEVQVPEARSFYSFQILIETVHSEMYSMLINTYIRDLKERDYLFNAIQTMPCVKRKADWALQWINDSKSTFGERIVAFAAVEGIFFSGSFAAIYWLKKRGLMPGLTYSNELISRDEGLHCNFACLLYSYLVKKPSEDRVKDIITKAVSIEQEFLTEALPVDLIGINCCLMKQYIEFVADRLLTDLGLAKVYQAENPFDFMESISLEGKTNFFEKRVAEYQRFGVMSSMMDCEFTLDADF; the protein is encoded by the exons ATGACACCGACGGCGAAAAAACTGTCCTCTCAGAAAATGGATCTAATGAATATAAGTCGCCAGTCTGATGATCTTAAACAGTCG AATGGCATCAAAGATAAAGATCCAGACTGCCAAAGTGgttcagagacagaggatgaacCTTTGCTCAGAGAAAACCCCAGGCGGTTTGTCATCTTCCCCATTCAGTACCCAGACATCTGGAAGATGTACAAGCAGGCGCAAGCCTCTTTCTGGACAATAGAGGAG GTTGATTTATCCAAAGACCTGGCACACTGGGACCGTTTGAAAGCTGATGAGAAACACTTCATCTCCCATGTCCTTGCCTTCTTTGCGGCCAGTGACGGTATCGTCAATGAGAACCTG GTGCAGAGGTTCAGCCAGGAGGTGCAGGTCCCTGAGGCACGCTCCTTCTACAGCTTCCAGATCCTCATAGAGACCGTTCACTCAGAGATGTACAGCATGCTCATCAACACTTACATTAGGGACCTGAAGGAGAG GGACTATTTGTTCAATGCCATTCAGACTATGCCttgtgtgaaaagaaaagcagactGGGCTCTACAGTGGATAAATGACAGCAAATCCACATTTG GGGAGCGAATTGTGGCTTTTGCAGCTGTGGAGGGAATCTTCTTCTCTGGCTCATTCGCTGCCATCTATTGGCTCAAGAAGAGAGGCCTAATGCCCGGGCTTACCTATTCCAATGAGCTGATCAGTAGGGATGAG GGCCTGCACTGTAACTTTGCCTGCCTGCTGTACAGCTACCTGGTGAAAAAGCCATCAGAGGACAGAGTGAAGGACATCATCACCAAAGCTGTTAGCATTGAGCAG GAGTTTTTGACAGAGGCCTTGCCAGTGGATCTAATTGGGATCAACTGCTGTCTGATGAAACAGTACATCGAGTTTGTGGCTGACCGGCTTCTCACTGACCTTGGACTGGCTAAG GTTTACCAAGCGGAGAATCCATTCGACTTCATGGAGTCCATTTCATTAGAGGGGAAAACTAACTTCTTTGAGAAACGAGTAGCAGAGTATCAGAGATTTGGAGTTATGTCGAGCATGATGGACTGTGAATTCACACTGGATGCAGACTTCTGA
- the bloc1s4 gene encoding biogenesis of lysosome-related organelles complex 1 subunit 4: MDNRQVDRVGLLSPLEESSAEISRDSGIVSQSASSLSMVSDILSSGTVSQSASFGAAANVIPQSPSLNEAAEPGTTTDQQHDPEQDDEVLRRTALSYSSYIRATAGEEILCLEKSLEEMLTRVDEFVGMLDMIRNDTSQIVSENLPQIQQKSDEMRQIYKRIDKLEAFVKMVGANVSAMEEQVTQAEGELGTLPGAFKKILRTMSVPGFLNKPASPRRPAPHQRQEIPSVFLTDDYFTSQPEQ; this comes from the exons ATGGACAATCGTCAGGTTGACAGGGTGGGCCTCCTGTCCCCCCTGGAGGAGTCCAGCGCGGAGATCAGCAGAGACAGCGGCATCGTCTCCCAGAGTGCGAGCAGTTTGTCCATGGTGAGCGACATCCTCAGCAGCGGCACCGTGTCGCAGAGCGCCAGCTTCGGCGCGGCAGCTAACGTTATCCCCCAAAGCCCGAGCCTCAACGAAGCTGCGGAGCCCGGGACGACGACCGACCAGCAGCACGACCCGGAGCAGGACGACGAAGTCCTGAGACGCACTGCCCTCAGCTACTCCTCCTACATCAGGGCGACAGCCGGAGAAGAG ATCCTGTGCTTAGAGAAGAGCTTGGAAGAAATGCTGACGAGAGTAGATGAATTTGTAGGAATGCTGGATATG ATCCGTAATGATACCTCCCAGATAGTGAGTGAAAACCTACCTCAAATCCAGCAGAAGTCTGATGAAATGAGACAGATATACAAAAGAATTGATAAGTTAGAG GCCTTTGTAAAGATGGTGGGAGCCAATGTCAGTGCCATGGAGGAGCAAGTCacacaggcagagggagaacTAGGAACGCTACCAGGTGCTTTCAAGAAGATCCTCCGCACAATGAGTGTCCCAGGCTTCTTAAAT AAACCGGCCAGCCCAAGAAGACCAGCACCACATCAGCGTCAGGAGATCCCCAGCGTGTTCCTGACGGATGATTATTTCACATCACAGCCAGAACAGTGA